In Eschrichtius robustus isolate mEscRob2 chromosome 11, mEscRob2.pri, whole genome shotgun sequence, the following proteins share a genomic window:
- the CD6 gene encoding T-cell differentiation antigen CD6, producing MTPDVMLFFVVAGLLTAALSGHPSPAPSGQPNTTSEESQLSEPGERLQVRLMNGSSRCNGTVEVWFRQSWEPACGGLWDLRASEAVCRSLGCGRAEPLEQPALPTPALPPGAAAGNASWAPNTTWALAPTVQCSGPEWQLCKVVEHACSSDERPVQVTCAENLDLKLVGGGSPCEGRVEMLEHGQWGSVCDDTWDLDDAHVVCRQLSCGWAVQALPGLHFAPGHGRIHRDQVNCSGSETYLWDCLGLPGNGYCGHKEDAGVVCSEHQSWRLTGGADPCEGQVEVYFRGVWSTVCDSTWYEPEAKVLCRDLGCGTLARVPKGLPHSLSGKMYYSCEGGEPTLSECFWRFNNSNLCSQSQAARVLCSGARSLLNLSASEIPASGQPVTVESSVTVKMKDWESRELMLLILCIVLGILLLVSLSFIAIILLRIKGKYALPAMVNHQHLPTTTPAGTTSYQEVPITIAKEEIPKLPIQVQAPPPEDTNSSSDSDYEHYDFSSQPPVALTTFYNSQRHRFTDEEVQQNRFQMPPLEEGPGLEEVHASQVPPANPEHCIAEPRSTGPPHHPRSKSGSSTSSGEEYCNSPSSRLPPWNSQVFSSERNPLLGQPLNLELAGSQAAFPAGPSADDSSSTSSGEWYQNFQPPPQLPSAEQFGCPGSLTPQPDFSSNEDYDDIGAA from the exons GTCACCCAAGTCCAGCCCCATCTGGCCAGCCCAACACCACCAGTGAAGAGAGCCAGCTCTCGGAGCCAG GGGAGCGACTCCAGGTCCGCCTGATGAACGGTAGCAGCCGCTGCAACGGGACGGTGGAGGTCTGGTTCCGGCAGTCCTGGGAGCCCGCATGCGGGGGACTCTGGGACCTCCGCGCCTCCGAGGCCGTGTGCCGCTCGCTGGGCTGCGGCCGGGCGGAGCCGCTGGAACAGCCCGCCCTGCCGACCCCGGCGCTGCCGCCTGGTGCAGCCGCGGGAAACGCCAGCTGGGCCCCGAATACCACGTGGGCCCTGGCGCCCACCGTCCAGTGCAGCGGCCCCGAATGGCAGCTCTGCAAGGTGGTGGAGCACGCGTGCAGCAGCGACGAGAGGCCGGTCCAGGTCACCTGTGCAG AAAACCTCGATTTGAAATTGGTGGGTGGTGGCAGCCCGTGCGAGGGCCGCGTGGAGATGCTGGAGCACGGACAGTGGGGTTCGGTGTGTGACGACACGTGGGACCTGGACGATGCCCACGTGGTGTGCCGGCAACTGAGCTGCGGCTGGGCGGTCCAGGCCCTGCCCGGCTTGCACTTTGCCCCTGGCCATGGACGCATCCACCGGGACCAAGTGAACTGTTCCGGGTCGGAGACCTACCTGTGGGACTGCCTGGGGCTGCCGGGAAACGGCTACTGTGGCCACAAGGAGGACGCCGGCGTGGTGTGCTCAG agcACCAGTCCTGGCGCCTGACCGGGGGCGCTGACCCCTGCGAGGGGCAGGTGGAGGTATACTTCCGAGGGGTCTGGAGCACAGTGTGTGACAGTACGTGGTACGAACCAGAGGCCAAGGTGCTCTGCCGGGACTTGGGCTGTGGGACTCTGGCCCGGGTGCCCAAGGGGCTGCCACACTCCCTGTCTGGCAAGATGTACTACTCATGCGAGGGAGGGGAGCCCACGCTCTCCGAGTGCTTCTGGCGGTTCAATAACTCCAACCTCTGCAGCCAATCACAGGCAGCCAGGGTCCTCTGCTCAg GTGCCCGGAGCCTGCTCAATCTGTCCGCTTCTGAAATCCCTGCAAGTGGTCAGCCGGTCACTGTGG AATCTTCTGTGACGGTGAAAATGAAGGACTGGGAATCTCGAGAGCTAATGCTCCTCATCCTTTGCATCGTTCTGGGAATTCTCCTTCTTGTCTCACTCAGTTTCATAGCCATCATCCTCTtgagaattaaaggaaaatacg CCCTCCCCGCTATGGTGAACCACCAGCACCtacccaccaccaccccagcgGGGACCACAAGCTATCAAGAGGTTCCCATCACCATCGCCAAAGAAGAAA TTCCCAAGCTGCCCATCCAGGTCCAGGCTCCGCCCCCTGAAGACACGAACTCCAGCTCCGACTCAGACTATGAGCACTATGACTTCAGCAGCCAGCCTCCTGTGGCCCTGACCACCTTCTACA ATTCCCAACGGCACCGCTTCACGGATGAAGAGGTCCAGCAGAACAGGTTCCAGATGCCCCCCTTGGAGGAAG GCCCAGGACTCGAAGAGGTGCATGCCTCCCAGGTCCCACCTGCCAACCCTGAACACTGCATTGCAGAACCCCGCTCCACGGGCCCTCCGCACCACCCAAGGAGCAAGAGTGGCTCCAGCACATCTTCAGGGGAGGAGTACTGTAACAGCCCCAGCAGCAGGCTACCTCCGTGGAACTCTCAAGTGTTTTCTTCAGAGAGGAACCCCCTGCTGGGGCAGCCCCTGAACTTGGAGCTGGCTGGCTCCCAGGCGGCTTTTCCAG CAGGGCCCTCGGCTGATGACAGCTCCAGCACCTCCTCCGGAGAGTGGTACCAGAACTTCCAGCCGCCGCCCCAGCTCCCATCTGCAGAGCAGTTTGGATGTccag GGTCCCTCACTCCCCAGCCTGACTTCTCCTCCAATGAAGACTATGATGACATTGGAGCAGCCTAG